A single region of the Drosophila miranda strain MSH22 chromosome 2, D.miranda_PacBio2.1, whole genome shotgun sequence genome encodes:
- the LOC108155210 gene encoding abasic site processing protein HMCES has product MCGRTCLTLDPDQVLCACKYQNSSVKKETDAHKEEKDDDIAPEDEERKGMETPEWRAEFNLGRRYQASYNIAPTDITPVVVSAAHFSDQEDQKCARIVMPMMWGMIPFWHKGDYRKHGLTTNNCRLEHLMDSKLYRGPFKRGQRCVVLCEGFYEWQTAGPAKKPSEREAYLIFVPQETDVKIYDKTTWTPSNVKLLRMAGLFDVWEDESGDKMYSYSIITFQSSKIMDWMHYRMPAILETEQQMNDWLDFKRVSDSQALATLRPAKSLEWHRVTKLVNNSRNKSEECNKPIELAAKPAKPPMNKTMMAWLNVRKKREEQIKAEQSEPSDEEDKDSATKRKNSPDANSPAKRQRFSDFKKALQKPSCGGSESENKSSPP; this is encoded by the exons ATGTGCGGAAGAACTTGCTT AACCCTAGATCCAGATCAGGTGCTGTGTGCTTGCAAATACCAAAACAGCAGCGTCAAGAAGGAAACTGATGCGCATAAAGAGGAAAAAGATGATGATATCGCGCCAGAGGATGAAGAAAGAAAAGGGATGGAAACACCAGAGTGGCGCGCGGAATTCAATTTGGGTCGACGCTACCAGGCATCCTACAACATAGCTCCCACAGATATAACGCCCGTCGTGGTTTCTGCGGCCCACTTTTCGGACCAGGAGGATCAGAAATGCGCTCGCATTGTTATGCCCATGATGTGGGGCATGATTCCATTCTGGCACAAGGGCGACTACCGCAAGCATGGCCTCACCACCAACAACTGCCGGCTGGAGCACCTGATGGACTCGAAACTCTATCGAGGACCCTTTAAGCGTGGCCAACGTTGTGTGGTGCTCTGCGAAGGTTTCTACGAATGGCAGACGGCTGGACCAGCCAAAAAACCATCCGAGCGGGAAGCCTACCTAATCTTTGTTCCCCAAGAGACCGATGTCAAGATCTACGACAAGACCACTTGGACGCCATCGAATGTGAAGCTCCTGCGGATGGCCGGGCTGTTTGATGTGTGGGAGGATGAGAGTGGCGACAAAATGTATAGCTACAGTATTATTACCTTCCAGTCCAGCAAAATCATGGACTGGATGCACTACCGAATGCCAGCCATACTAGAAACCGAGCAGCAAATGAAC GATTGGCTGGACTTTAAGCGTGTAAGCGATTCGCAGGCCTTGGCCACTTTGCGGCCTGCTAAATCCCTAGAATGGCATCGGGTCACCAAGCTGGTGAACAATTCACGCAACAAGAGCGAGGAATGCAACAAGCCCATCGAGCTGGCCGCAAAACCGGCCAAGCCACCCATGAATAAGACTATGATGGCCTGGCTAAATGTCCGTAAAAAGCGCGAGGAACAAATCAAGGCTGAGCAGAGCGAGCCCAGTGATGAGGAGGACAAAGATAGTGCAACGAAGCGCAAGAATTCGCCGGATGCGAATAGTCCTGCCAAGCGTCAGCGTTTCAGCGATTTCAAAAAGGCACTCCAGAAACCTAGCTGTGGCGGCAGCGAAAGCGAAAATAAGTCCTCTCCTCCATAA
- the LOC108155208 gene encoding E3 ubiquitin-protein ligase Kcmf1 isoform X1: MSRHEGVSCDSCLKSNFNGRRYKCLICYDYDLCADCYEEGVTSTRHLVEHPMQCILTRSDIELYFGGEMLTSDQPQSFTCPYCKKMGFSDATLLEHVSAEHTETSLEVVCPVCAGLPGGDPNLVTDDFAGHLTLEHRQGPRELISFLYDEPSSIRHGGGVRRIPGRTLGGPRTRRSNMHFSSSSGLSALSPSGRESVDPIAELLSQLSGVRRGGPPTSQLQQLQMQMQLDRQQVTASRQIDRLPRRAHPIVSTSNSNAAMAEVISGGGGSGAVGSGSSNSGSGGLSGSGVTAPPNLRTTEWPVTASFSTSASNHQQTQSSLAANSLNAREAVGTSSSSNNALGISVGVGGAPNGNGANGATGQAAGQGSTAGEALLLAQFMQPTLTEAEWANVERKRADRSMFVQSLLLSMLCTEALDLNASNESIDGMAKSDNVNKGQQQQQQQQQQQQQQQQEEDTLLNNNADVEQQQQAQPAMVRQVNQMQQTSPEDFVCDEYRYKNKKANTTQTSGTAGGVVGGGGGIGGVGGGGGVAGANAATGGAVGGAGSKPTADRGIERRGRPPPPEMATGSQPPQQQQSTPAASQQKYKQNANSAANTNQIPDTR, encoded by the exons ATGAGTCGACATGAAG GTGTCAGCTGCGATTCATGTCTCAAGAGCAATTTCAATGGACGCCGCTACAAGTGCTTAATCTGCTATGATTACGATTTATGCGCCGATTGCTATGAGGAAGGCGTCACCTCCACTCGCCACCTGGTCGAGCATCCTATGCAGTGCATACTTACCCGTTCCGATATCGAGCTATATTTCGGCGGTGAGATGTTAACATCGGATCAGCCGCAGAGCTTCACGTGTCCCTACTGCAAGAAGATGGGCTTCAGCGATGCCACGCTGCTGGAGCATGTCTCTGCCGAGCATACGGAGACCAGTCTCGAGGTTGTATGTCCGGTCTGTGCCGGACTACCGGGCGGTGATCCGAATCTAGTCACAGATGACTTTGCCGGTCATCTAACATTGGAGCATCGGCAGGGACCACGCGAGCTAATATCCTTTTTG TACGATGAGCCATCTTCCATTCGTCATGGCGGTGGAGTGCGTCGCATCCCTGGACGCACTCTCGGCGGACCACGAACGCGTCGTTCCAATATGCACTTCAGCTCGTCGAGCGGTCTGTCGGCCTTGTCGCCCTCGGGTCGCGAATCGGTTGATCCCATTGCGGAATTGCTCTCTCAGCTGTCCGGCGTTAGACGCGGCGGCCCACCTACGTCGCAATTGCAACAGctacagatgcagatgcagttGGACAGGCAGCAGGTGACG GCATCGCGCCAAATCGATCGACTGCCAAGGCGTGCGCATCCCATAGTCTCAACATCGAATTCGAATGCCGCTATGGCCGAGGTGATCAGCGGCGGCGGAGGCAGTGGTGCAGTTGgtagcggcagcagcaacagcggcagtGGAGGTTTAAGTGGCAGTGGTGTGACCGCACCGCCCAACCTGCGCACCACCGAGTGGCCGGTGACAGCGAGCTTCTCGACATCGGCCAGCAATCATCAGCAGACTCAGTCGAGTCTGGCCGCCAATAGCCTCAATGCCAGAGAA GCGGTCGGCACTAGCAGCAGCTCAAACAATGCCCTCGGAATTAGTGTGGGCGTCGGTGGTGCGCCAAATGGTAACGGCGCAAACGGAGCCACTGGCCAGGCGGCTGGTCAGGGCTCGACAGCTGGCGAGGCTTTGTTGTTGGCCCAATTTATGCAGCCCACACTCACAGAGGCTGAGTGGGCGAATGTGGAGCGCAAGCGGGCAGATCG CTCCATGTTTGTGcagtcgctgctgctgtcgaTGCTATGCACAGAGGCCCTGGACTTGAATGCGTCCAATGAAAGCATCGATGGCATGGCAAAGAGTGATAATGTAAATAAggggcaacaacagcagcagcagcaacagcagcagcagcagcagcagcagcaggaggaggacaCTCTGCTGAACAACAATGCCGAtgtggagcagcagcagcaagcacAGCCCGCCATGGTGCGACAGGTGAATCAAATGCAACAGACCTCGCCCGAGGATTTTGTTTGCGATGAGTATCGctataaaaacaaaaaggcCAATACAACACAAACAAGTGGCACGGCAGGAGGTGTcgtcggaggaggaggaggtatCGGTGGTGTTGGTGGTGGGGGAGGAGTAGCCGGAGCAAATGCAGCTACTGGGGGTGCGGTTGGTGGAGCTGGCAGTAAGCCAACAGCTGACAGAGGCATCGAAAGACGCGGCCGTCCGCCACCACCAGAGATGGCCACGGGCTCCCagccgccgcagcagcagcagtccaCGCCCGCAGCTTCCCAGCAGAAATACAAACAGAATGCAAATTCGGCGGcaaacacaaatcaaattcCCGACACTAGGTAG
- the LOC108155208 gene encoding E3 ubiquitin-protein ligase Kcmf1 isoform X2 has translation MSRHEGVSCDSCLKSNFNGRRYKCLICYDYDLCADCYEEGVTSTRHLVEHPMQCILTRSDIELYFGGEMLTSDQPQSFTCPYCKKMGFSDATLLEHVSAEHTETSLEVVCPVCAGLPGGDPNLVTDDFAGHLTLEHRQGPRELISFLDEPSSIRHGGGVRRIPGRTLGGPRTRRSNMHFSSSSGLSALSPSGRESVDPIAELLSQLSGVRRGGPPTSQLQQLQMQMQLDRQQVTASRQIDRLPRRAHPIVSTSNSNAAMAEVISGGGGSGAVGSGSSNSGSGGLSGSGVTAPPNLRTTEWPVTASFSTSASNHQQTQSSLAANSLNAREAVGTSSSSNNALGISVGVGGAPNGNGANGATGQAAGQGSTAGEALLLAQFMQPTLTEAEWANVERKRADRSMFVQSLLLSMLCTEALDLNASNESIDGMAKSDNVNKGQQQQQQQQQQQQQQQQEEDTLLNNNADVEQQQQAQPAMVRQVNQMQQTSPEDFVCDEYRYKNKKANTTQTSGTAGGVVGGGGGIGGVGGGGGVAGANAATGGAVGGAGSKPTADRGIERRGRPPPPEMATGSQPPQQQQSTPAASQQKYKQNANSAANTNQIPDTR, from the exons ATGAGTCGACATGAAG GTGTCAGCTGCGATTCATGTCTCAAGAGCAATTTCAATGGACGCCGCTACAAGTGCTTAATCTGCTATGATTACGATTTATGCGCCGATTGCTATGAGGAAGGCGTCACCTCCACTCGCCACCTGGTCGAGCATCCTATGCAGTGCATACTTACCCGTTCCGATATCGAGCTATATTTCGGCGGTGAGATGTTAACATCGGATCAGCCGCAGAGCTTCACGTGTCCCTACTGCAAGAAGATGGGCTTCAGCGATGCCACGCTGCTGGAGCATGTCTCTGCCGAGCATACGGAGACCAGTCTCGAGGTTGTATGTCCGGTCTGTGCCGGACTACCGGGCGGTGATCCGAATCTAGTCACAGATGACTTTGCCGGTCATCTAACATTGGAGCATCGGCAGGGACCACGCGAGCTAATATCCTTTTTG GATGAGCCATCTTCCATTCGTCATGGCGGTGGAGTGCGTCGCATCCCTGGACGCACTCTCGGCGGACCACGAACGCGTCGTTCCAATATGCACTTCAGCTCGTCGAGCGGTCTGTCGGCCTTGTCGCCCTCGGGTCGCGAATCGGTTGATCCCATTGCGGAATTGCTCTCTCAGCTGTCCGGCGTTAGACGCGGCGGCCCACCTACGTCGCAATTGCAACAGctacagatgcagatgcagttGGACAGGCAGCAGGTGACG GCATCGCGCCAAATCGATCGACTGCCAAGGCGTGCGCATCCCATAGTCTCAACATCGAATTCGAATGCCGCTATGGCCGAGGTGATCAGCGGCGGCGGAGGCAGTGGTGCAGTTGgtagcggcagcagcaacagcggcagtGGAGGTTTAAGTGGCAGTGGTGTGACCGCACCGCCCAACCTGCGCACCACCGAGTGGCCGGTGACAGCGAGCTTCTCGACATCGGCCAGCAATCATCAGCAGACTCAGTCGAGTCTGGCCGCCAATAGCCTCAATGCCAGAGAA GCGGTCGGCACTAGCAGCAGCTCAAACAATGCCCTCGGAATTAGTGTGGGCGTCGGTGGTGCGCCAAATGGTAACGGCGCAAACGGAGCCACTGGCCAGGCGGCTGGTCAGGGCTCGACAGCTGGCGAGGCTTTGTTGTTGGCCCAATTTATGCAGCCCACACTCACAGAGGCTGAGTGGGCGAATGTGGAGCGCAAGCGGGCAGATCG CTCCATGTTTGTGcagtcgctgctgctgtcgaTGCTATGCACAGAGGCCCTGGACTTGAATGCGTCCAATGAAAGCATCGATGGCATGGCAAAGAGTGATAATGTAAATAAggggcaacaacagcagcagcagcaacagcagcagcagcagcagcagcagcaggaggaggacaCTCTGCTGAACAACAATGCCGAtgtggagcagcagcagcaagcacAGCCCGCCATGGTGCGACAGGTGAATCAAATGCAACAGACCTCGCCCGAGGATTTTGTTTGCGATGAGTATCGctataaaaacaaaaaggcCAATACAACACAAACAAGTGGCACGGCAGGAGGTGTcgtcggaggaggaggaggtatCGGTGGTGTTGGTGGTGGGGGAGGAGTAGCCGGAGCAAATGCAGCTACTGGGGGTGCGGTTGGTGGAGCTGGCAGTAAGCCAACAGCTGACAGAGGCATCGAAAGACGCGGCCGTCCGCCACCACCAGAGATGGCCACGGGCTCCCagccgccgcagcagcagcagtccaCGCCCGCAGCTTCCCAGCAGAAATACAAACAGAATGCAAATTCGGCGGcaaacacaaatcaaattcCCGACACTAGGTAG
- the LOC108155208 gene encoding E3 ubiquitin-protein ligase Kcmf1 isoform X3, translated as MSRHEGVSCDSCLKSNFNGRRYKCLICYDYDLCADCYEEGVTSTRHLVEHPMQCILTRSDIELYFGGEMLTSDQPQSFTCPYCKKMGFSDATLLEHVSAEHTETSLEVVCPVCAGLPGGDPNLVTDDFAGHLTLEHRQGPRELISFLYDEPSSIRHGGGVRRIPGRTLGGPRTRRSNMHFSSSSGLSALSPSGRESVDPIAELLSQLSGVRRGGPPTSQLQQLQMQMQLDRQQASRQIDRLPRRAHPIVSTSNSNAAMAEVISGGGGSGAVGSGSSNSGSGGLSGSGVTAPPNLRTTEWPVTASFSTSASNHQQTQSSLAANSLNAREAVGTSSSSNNALGISVGVGGAPNGNGANGATGQAAGQGSTAGEALLLAQFMQPTLTEAEWANVERKRADRSMFVQSLLLSMLCTEALDLNASNESIDGMAKSDNVNKGQQQQQQQQQQQQQQQQEEDTLLNNNADVEQQQQAQPAMVRQVNQMQQTSPEDFVCDEYRYKNKKANTTQTSGTAGGVVGGGGGIGGVGGGGGVAGANAATGGAVGGAGSKPTADRGIERRGRPPPPEMATGSQPPQQQQSTPAASQQKYKQNANSAANTNQIPDTR; from the exons ATGAGTCGACATGAAG GTGTCAGCTGCGATTCATGTCTCAAGAGCAATTTCAATGGACGCCGCTACAAGTGCTTAATCTGCTATGATTACGATTTATGCGCCGATTGCTATGAGGAAGGCGTCACCTCCACTCGCCACCTGGTCGAGCATCCTATGCAGTGCATACTTACCCGTTCCGATATCGAGCTATATTTCGGCGGTGAGATGTTAACATCGGATCAGCCGCAGAGCTTCACGTGTCCCTACTGCAAGAAGATGGGCTTCAGCGATGCCACGCTGCTGGAGCATGTCTCTGCCGAGCATACGGAGACCAGTCTCGAGGTTGTATGTCCGGTCTGTGCCGGACTACCGGGCGGTGATCCGAATCTAGTCACAGATGACTTTGCCGGTCATCTAACATTGGAGCATCGGCAGGGACCACGCGAGCTAATATCCTTTTTG TACGATGAGCCATCTTCCATTCGTCATGGCGGTGGAGTGCGTCGCATCCCTGGACGCACTCTCGGCGGACCACGAACGCGTCGTTCCAATATGCACTTCAGCTCGTCGAGCGGTCTGTCGGCCTTGTCGCCCTCGGGTCGCGAATCGGTTGATCCCATTGCGGAATTGCTCTCTCAGCTGTCCGGCGTTAGACGCGGCGGCCCACCTACGTCGCAATTGCAACAGctacagatgcagatgcagttGGACAGGCAGCAG GCATCGCGCCAAATCGATCGACTGCCAAGGCGTGCGCATCCCATAGTCTCAACATCGAATTCGAATGCCGCTATGGCCGAGGTGATCAGCGGCGGCGGAGGCAGTGGTGCAGTTGgtagcggcagcagcaacagcggcagtGGAGGTTTAAGTGGCAGTGGTGTGACCGCACCGCCCAACCTGCGCACCACCGAGTGGCCGGTGACAGCGAGCTTCTCGACATCGGCCAGCAATCATCAGCAGACTCAGTCGAGTCTGGCCGCCAATAGCCTCAATGCCAGAGAA GCGGTCGGCACTAGCAGCAGCTCAAACAATGCCCTCGGAATTAGTGTGGGCGTCGGTGGTGCGCCAAATGGTAACGGCGCAAACGGAGCCACTGGCCAGGCGGCTGGTCAGGGCTCGACAGCTGGCGAGGCTTTGTTGTTGGCCCAATTTATGCAGCCCACACTCACAGAGGCTGAGTGGGCGAATGTGGAGCGCAAGCGGGCAGATCG CTCCATGTTTGTGcagtcgctgctgctgtcgaTGCTATGCACAGAGGCCCTGGACTTGAATGCGTCCAATGAAAGCATCGATGGCATGGCAAAGAGTGATAATGTAAATAAggggcaacaacagcagcagcagcaacagcagcagcagcagcagcagcagcaggaggaggacaCTCTGCTGAACAACAATGCCGAtgtggagcagcagcagcaagcacAGCCCGCCATGGTGCGACAGGTGAATCAAATGCAACAGACCTCGCCCGAGGATTTTGTTTGCGATGAGTATCGctataaaaacaaaaaggcCAATACAACACAAACAAGTGGCACGGCAGGAGGTGTcgtcggaggaggaggaggtatCGGTGGTGTTGGTGGTGGGGGAGGAGTAGCCGGAGCAAATGCAGCTACTGGGGGTGCGGTTGGTGGAGCTGGCAGTAAGCCAACAGCTGACAGAGGCATCGAAAGACGCGGCCGTCCGCCACCACCAGAGATGGCCACGGGCTCCCagccgccgcagcagcagcagtccaCGCCCGCAGCTTCCCAGCAGAAATACAAACAGAATGCAAATTCGGCGGcaaacacaaatcaaattcCCGACACTAGGTAG
- the LOC108155209 gene encoding uncharacterized protein LOC108155209 isoform X1: protein MSFEGYNDFVVLTEVVRKQYVHYLERQLQENVCAWAKKSRNHHKNTAWACIPQSLSTLEEMAVKACMAAQIYQRSMVKMIATVQRNTQECRLANVLLNNMKLMGSESGSEGEDALPANSVECLVDKATQTVCTEPSNDIISHSQSNFHADDDYGSVELRQKIDLFQARLEKSEADNELPCRRCRQLRRNKRVVLEQQQQQEPVEDEDAVGKEMALLFGDENTDLNEIFGIESTTDDLQVSAILEELPGIDDTEDAPSPLVSTAEHSETNLGTSRWPCELYAQRRRLNACLIRLLEADWRCEDRLRHKFHILFGEDSDDEFSAQISSPSIDLVDEVLLASCILRIRPWIVRHLMAPLQESLIANRFLFKKLAKMMAHQIVMANPYCSEQQVKQAVEQLFCILPRGVQSAYDLQSLPPVEVERFKE, encoded by the exons ATGTCATTTGAAGGTTACAATGATTTCGTGGTGCTCACAGAGGTG GTTCGTAAGCAATATGTACATTACCTGGAGCGGCAGCTGCAGGAGAATGTCTGCGCCTGGGCAAAGAAGTCAAGGAATCACCACAAGAACACCGCGTGGGCCTGCATCCCCCAGAGCCTGAGCACGCTAGAGGAAATGGCAGTCAAGGCTTGCATGGCTGCTCAGATCTATCAACGGAGCATGGTCAAGATG ATAGCCACCGTACAAAGGAATACGCAGGAGTGTCGCCTGGCCAACGTTTTGTTGAACAACATGAAGCTCATGGGTAGCGAGAGTGGGAGCGAGGGCGAGGATGCACTGCCAGCCAACTCTGTCGAATGTTTGGTCGATAAGGCAACGCAAACCGTATGCACCGAGCCATCAAATGATATTATAAGTCACAGTCAGAGTAATTTCCATGCAGATGACGATTACGGCAGCGTTGAGCTGCGCCAGAAAATCGATTTGTTTCAGGCGCGACTCGAAAAATCAGAGGCCGACAATGAACTCCCGTGTCGCCGCTGTCGTCAACTTCGTCGCAACAAGCGTGTTGTCCttgagcagcagcaacagcaggagccAGTGGAGGACGAAGATGCAGTTGGCAAGGAAATGGCCCTGCTATTTGGCGATGAGAACACCGATCTAAATGAAATCTTTGGGATTGAAAGCACAACAGACGACCTTCAGGTATCGGCCATCCTGGAGGAGCTGCCCGGCATAGACGACACTGAAGATGCGCCCTCACCCTTGGTATCAACCGCAGAGCACAGTGAAACGAATTTAGGCACCAGCCGCTGGCCCTGCGAACTGTATGCCCAGCGCCGGCGACTCAATGCCTGCCTGATTCGCTTGCTGGAGGCCGACTGGCGGTGCGAGGATAGGCTGCGGCACAAATTCCACATACTCTTTGGCGAGGACAGTGACGATGAGTTTTCTGCCCAAATATCAAGTCCCTCGATCGATCTGGTGGATGAAGTACTGCTGGCCAGCTGTATCCTCCGCATTCGCCCGTGGATTGTGCGGCACCTGATGGCTCCCCTCCAGGAGTCTCTCATTGCCAATCGATTTCTGTTTAAGAAACTAGCCAAGATGATGGCCCACCAGATTGTCATGGCCAATCCGTACTGTTCGGAGCAACAGGTCAAGCAGGCGGTGGAGCAGCTCTTCTGTATTTTACCGCGAGGAGTGCAGAGCGCCTATGATCTCCAGAGTTTGCCTCCCGTGGAGGTGGAAAGATTTAAGGAATGA
- the LOC108155209 gene encoding uncharacterized protein LOC108155209 isoform X2, whose amino-acid sequence MAVKACMAAQIYQRSMVKMIATVQRNTQECRLANVLLNNMKLMGSESGSEGEDALPANSVECLVDKATQTVCTEPSNDIISHSQSNFHADDDYGSVELRQKIDLFQARLEKSEADNELPCRRCRQLRRNKRVVLEQQQQQEPVEDEDAVGKEMALLFGDENTDLNEIFGIESTTDDLQVSAILEELPGIDDTEDAPSPLVSTAEHSETNLGTSRWPCELYAQRRRLNACLIRLLEADWRCEDRLRHKFHILFGEDSDDEFSAQISSPSIDLVDEVLLASCILRIRPWIVRHLMAPLQESLIANRFLFKKLAKMMAHQIVMANPYCSEQQVKQAVEQLFCILPRGVQSAYDLQSLPPVEVERFKE is encoded by the exons ATGGCAGTCAAGGCTTGCATGGCTGCTCAGATCTATCAACGGAGCATGGTCAAGATG ATAGCCACCGTACAAAGGAATACGCAGGAGTGTCGCCTGGCCAACGTTTTGTTGAACAACATGAAGCTCATGGGTAGCGAGAGTGGGAGCGAGGGCGAGGATGCACTGCCAGCCAACTCTGTCGAATGTTTGGTCGATAAGGCAACGCAAACCGTATGCACCGAGCCATCAAATGATATTATAAGTCACAGTCAGAGTAATTTCCATGCAGATGACGATTACGGCAGCGTTGAGCTGCGCCAGAAAATCGATTTGTTTCAGGCGCGACTCGAAAAATCAGAGGCCGACAATGAACTCCCGTGTCGCCGCTGTCGTCAACTTCGTCGCAACAAGCGTGTTGTCCttgagcagcagcaacagcaggagccAGTGGAGGACGAAGATGCAGTTGGCAAGGAAATGGCCCTGCTATTTGGCGATGAGAACACCGATCTAAATGAAATCTTTGGGATTGAAAGCACAACAGACGACCTTCAGGTATCGGCCATCCTGGAGGAGCTGCCCGGCATAGACGACACTGAAGATGCGCCCTCACCCTTGGTATCAACCGCAGAGCACAGTGAAACGAATTTAGGCACCAGCCGCTGGCCCTGCGAACTGTATGCCCAGCGCCGGCGACTCAATGCCTGCCTGATTCGCTTGCTGGAGGCCGACTGGCGGTGCGAGGATAGGCTGCGGCACAAATTCCACATACTCTTTGGCGAGGACAGTGACGATGAGTTTTCTGCCCAAATATCAAGTCCCTCGATCGATCTGGTGGATGAAGTACTGCTGGCCAGCTGTATCCTCCGCATTCGCCCGTGGATTGTGCGGCACCTGATGGCTCCCCTCCAGGAGTCTCTCATTGCCAATCGATTTCTGTTTAAGAAACTAGCCAAGATGATGGCCCACCAGATTGTCATGGCCAATCCGTACTGTTCGGAGCAACAGGTCAAGCAGGCGGTGGAGCAGCTCTTCTGTATTTTACCGCGAGGAGTGCAGAGCGCCTATGATCTCCAGAGTTTGCCTCCCGTGGAGGTGGAAAGATTTAAGGAATGA